One part of the Coffea eugenioides isolate CCC68of chromosome 10, Ceug_1.0, whole genome shotgun sequence genome encodes these proteins:
- the LOC113750511 gene encoding uncharacterized protein LOC113750511 translates to MIRQRFQTAQNRQKSYTDHRRKNLEFEIGDKVFLRVTPLKGKIKARKEKKLQPRYIGPFSILQRIGKVAYRLELPGSLSRIHDVFHVSLLKKYHPDPTHVLSPEDIELDESLTYKERPIRVLDWKVKDLRNKQIPLVKVLWRHHEVEEVTWELEKDMREKYLELFANKALIMVVYLVIDGIELVIDGFDEIVLDSIELGYEFVE, encoded by the exons ATGATACGTCAGAGGTTTCAAACGGCACAAaatcgacaaaagagctatacTGATCATCGGAGGAAGAATTTGGAGTTTGAGATAGGGGATAAGGTGTTTCTTAGAGTTACTCCCttgaaaggaaagattaaagcaagaaaGGAGAAGAAATTGCAACCAAGATACATAGGACCTTTTAGTATACTCCAACGGATAGGAAAGGTGGCTTATCGATTAGAGTTACCAGGTAGTTTATCTCGAATCCATGATGTTTTTcatgtttctttgcttaaaAAATATCACCCGGATCCGACTCATGTTTTGTCACCGGAAGATATTGAACTGGACGAGTCTTTAACATACAAAGAACGACCCATTCGAGTATTAGATTGGAAGGTGAAGGACTTGAGAAATAAGCAAATTCCACTGGTTAAGGTTCTATGGAGACATCATGAGGTGGAGGAAGTAACCTGGGAGTTGGAGAAGGACATGCGAGAAAAGTATCTTGAGCTATTTGCAAATAAAG ccttgattatggttgtaTACCTAGTAATTGATGGTATTGAGCTAGTAATTGATGGTTTTGATGAGATAGTACTTGATAGTATTGAGCTAGGATATGAATTTGTAGAGTAG